The Candidatus Sulfotelmatobacter sp. genome contains a region encoding:
- a CDS encoding TldD/PmbA family protein gives MTSASATAPALSARLPRELVEELLHLARSSGADFAEVFGEYSVHTSFQLEERRLRTSSYQVLQGVGIRAIAGEQTGYAYADGFAPGDLREAARVAARIAREGSTNGAPIAFRVVDVKPPFTLEHPAPVALDEAAKIALIRRADDRARGHDPRIHEVWVSLADASKNLLVANSDGLWAEDQTYLTRFSVTALALEGRERQSSFAAAGGCVDADYFETVRTPETVAGEAAESAVTLLHAREPEAGAYPVVVAPGWGGVMVHECFGHSMEGDSIRRQTSIRATQMGQPVAAKGVTIVDSGLVPNSRGSFRVDDEGTPAQRTVLVEDGVLVGYMWDLLNARLTGNRPTGNGRRSSYREFPLCRMTNTYIEPGPHSPESLIGEVRRGLYCKTLGGGSVNPADGNFSFQVTEAVRIENGRLTEPVRNATLAGNGNDAMLKIDAVGNDLEIDGTTGSCGKDGQWKPVGVGQPTVRFTAITVGGTAT, from the coding sequence ATGACCTCGGCCTCAGCCACCGCACCCGCGCTCTCGGCTCGCCTACCGCGTGAGCTGGTGGAGGAGCTGTTGCATCTGGCGCGCTCGTCGGGCGCCGACTTCGCCGAGGTGTTCGGCGAGTACTCGGTCCACACCTCGTTCCAGCTCGAGGAGCGCCGCCTGCGCACCTCGAGCTACCAGGTGCTTCAGGGCGTCGGCATCCGGGCGATCGCCGGCGAGCAGACCGGCTACGCCTACGCCGACGGTTTCGCGCCCGGCGATCTGCGCGAGGCCGCGCGCGTCGCGGCGCGGATCGCCCGCGAGGGGAGCACCAACGGCGCGCCGATCGCGTTTCGGGTGGTGGACGTGAAACCGCCGTTCACGCTCGAGCATCCGGCCCCGGTGGCGCTCGACGAGGCGGCCAAGATCGCGTTGATCCGGCGCGCCGACGATCGTGCTCGTGGCCACGATCCGCGCATCCACGAAGTGTGGGTGTCGCTGGCCGATGCCTCGAAGAACCTGCTGGTGGCGAACAGCGACGGGCTGTGGGCCGAAGATCAGACCTATCTCACCCGCTTCTCGGTGACGGCGCTGGCGCTGGAGGGCCGGGAACGGCAATCGTCGTTCGCCGCCGCGGGCGGCTGCGTGGATGCCGACTACTTCGAGACCGTGCGGACGCCGGAGACGGTGGCCGGCGAGGCCGCGGAGAGCGCGGTCACTCTGCTGCACGCGCGCGAGCCCGAGGCCGGCGCGTATCCGGTGGTGGTGGCGCCAGGCTGGGGCGGCGTCATGGTGCACGAGTGCTTCGGGCACAGCATGGAAGGCGACTCGATTCGCCGCCAGACCTCGATTCGCGCGACCCAGATGGGCCAGCCGGTGGCGGCGAAGGGCGTGACCATCGTGGATTCGGGGCTGGTGCCGAACAGCCGCGGCTCGTTTCGGGTGGACGACGAAGGAACTCCGGCCCAGCGCACAGTACTGGTCGAAGATGGCGTGCTGGTCGGCTACATGTGGGATCTGCTGAATGCGCGCCTCACCGGCAATCGCCCGACCGGCAACGGGCGGCGCTCGAGCTACCGCGAGTTTCCGCTGTGCCGAATGACCAACACCTACATCGAGCCCGGCCCGCATTCGCCCGAGTCGCTGATCGGCGAGGTCAGGCGCGGCCTCTACTGCAAGACGCTGGGCGGGGGCTCGGTCAATCCCGCCGACGGCAATTTCTCGTTCCAGGTGACCGAAGCGGTGCGGATCGAGAACGGCCGGCTCACCGAGCCGGTGCGGAACGCCACGCTGGCCGGCAACGGCAACGACGCGATGCTCAAGATCGACGCGGTCGGCAACGACCTCGAGATCGACGGCACCACGGGTTCATGCGGAAAGGACGGACAGTGGAAGCCGGTCGGCGTCGGGCAGCCCACGGTGCGCTTCACCGCGATCACCGTGGGCGGGACGGCCACGTGA